A stretch of Sulfurimonas xiamenensis DNA encodes these proteins:
- a CDS encoding Sua5/YciO/YrdC/YwlC family protein, which yields MVKLKSAARFSSIKMPVFLTQTDTTVGFLSQNSQKLYEIKSRPSTKPFIKVYKDFKSFLADGNRVVENRKNLVRRAKKTTFIINDFAFRVAPIPLNSQLLRDISWFYSTSANKSSEKFSRDFCESKADIIIEDINGLIEKKSSALIKINRVKSKKIR from the coding sequence ATGGTCAAACTCAAAAGCGCTGCAAGATTTTCTAGCATAAAAATGCCTGTTTTCTTAACCCAAACCGACACTACTGTCGGTTTTTTATCTCAAAATTCACAAAAACTTTATGAGATAAAATCTCGTCCCTCAACAAAACCTTTTATAAAAGTTTATAAAGATTTTAAAAGCTTTTTAGCTGATGGCAATAGAGTTGTTGAAAATAGAAAAAATTTAGTCAGACGCGCTAAAAAAACTACATTTATCATCAATGATTTTGCTTTTAGAGTTGCACCTATTCCCCTAAATTCACAACTATTAAGAGATATTTCATGGTTTTACTCCACATCTGCAAATAAAAGCAGTGAAAAATTTAGTAGAGATTTTTGTGAATCAAAAGCTGACATAATAATAGAAGATATAAATGGTTTAATTGAAAAAAAATCATCAGCTCTTATAAAAATAAATAGAGTAAAAAGTAAAAAAATAAGATAA
- a CDS encoding glutathionylspermidine synthase family protein — MVKLNKIKPLKNEQLEELGFTWHTDSDNSKYISESLVQITTDEAQAYYNAANELYDMYVQAAEYVIENNLFFELGIPFNLIDAIKKSWENDVHWHIYGRFDLAGGIDEKPIKLLEFNADTPTSLFETALLQWALLKENAMDESKQFNSVYEAIQQNFKRVITLFDDTELFDKRYDGWKILFSSIYGNEEEEATTRLLQQIATDAGFNTGFEYLENVKFDENGIFDRDDNQYEYWFKLYPWEDIAVDEPELATILTNIMQNQSAIILNPAYTLLFQSKGMLKILYDLFPDSPYLLKTSFEPLEGVKHVEKSVFGREGANIKIFSADKKLLNQQDGPYGNYKKVYQEYVELNMDESGAKYQAGVFFAYEACGLSFRKGSEIMNNMSKFVGHFIA, encoded by the coding sequence TTGGTTAAATTAAATAAAATTAAGCCTCTTAAAAATGAGCAGCTCGAGGAGTTGGGTTTTACATGGCACACTGATAGCGACAATAGCAAATATATAAGTGAAAGTTTGGTACAAATTACTACAGATGAAGCGCAAGCTTATTATAACGCGGCAAATGAACTCTATGATATGTATGTTCAAGCTGCAGAGTATGTTATAGAGAATAATCTATTTTTTGAGCTGGGAATCCCTTTTAACCTTATTGATGCAATTAAAAAAAGCTGGGAAAATGATGTTCATTGGCATATTTACGGCAGATTTGATTTAGCCGGCGGTATTGACGAAAAACCAATCAAACTCTTGGAGTTTAACGCAGACACTCCAACATCTCTATTTGAAACTGCTCTTTTACAATGGGCTCTTCTCAAAGAAAATGCAATGGATGAAAGTAAGCAGTTTAATAGTGTTTATGAGGCTATCCAGCAAAATTTTAAAAGAGTAATAACACTCTTTGATGATACAGAGCTTTTTGATAAAAGATATGATGGATGGAAGATACTTTTTTCTTCGATTTATGGCAATGAAGAGGAGGAGGCAACTACAAGGCTTCTGCAGCAAATTGCAACAGATGCAGGTTTTAACACCGGTTTTGAGTATCTTGAAAATGTAAAATTTGATGAAAATGGAATCTTTGACAGAGATGACAATCAATATGAATACTGGTTTAAACTCTATCCATGGGAAGATATAGCAGTAGATGAGCCCGAGCTTGCTACCATACTTACAAATATTATGCAAAATCAAAGTGCTATTATTTTAAATCCGGCATACACTCTGCTTTTTCAATCCAAAGGCATGCTGAAAATTTTATATGATCTATTTCCCGACTCACCATATCTTTTAAAAACATCTTTTGAACCTTTAGAGGGAGTAAAGCATGTAGAAAAAAGTGTTTTTGGCAGAGAGGGTGCAAATATAAAAATATTTAGTGCAGATAAAAAGCTTTTAAACCAGCAAGATGGGCCTTACGGCAACTATAAAAAGGTTTATCAGGAGTATGTGGAACTAAATATGGATGAGAGCGGTGCGAAGTATCAAGCAGGTGTTTTCTTTGCCTATGAGGCGTGCGGACTCAGCTTTAGAAAAGGTTCAGAAATTATGAACAATATGAGCAAATTCGTGGGACACTTTATCGCTTAG
- a CDS encoding glucose-6-phosphate isomerase, whose product MKYQHNFNPTISDEDIFSEIVKEKEYIGYYNLVFQDTLEYKEYAKSVKQKNIVVIGIGGSTLGTYAIYKFLKYSKNLTKKLYFLETTDPIDIKSKLENIDLNDTLFIVISKSGTTIETISIFKYINSLITCDRDNTLVITENDSKLNEYAKANKIKSFEIPKNVGGRFSVFSAVGLVPLAIVGIDIDEILHGAKKRHDSFFTQGKTYARIVKKARFFIEYKNSFNINVVFSYSSRLEGFNKWYIQLWGESLGKVDINSSRQGLTPIGIIGPIDQHSFLQLIVEGRRDKTVTVIKVDDFYNHLKIPNIELTGLSELNYVDDIEFSLLINKQADATIESINNLKDIPCDVITIDSVSERSIAGLMYEYELLTSVCAKFMYINAYDQPGVEAGKIILKQKLQTKS is encoded by the coding sequence ATGAAATATCAACATAACTTTAATCCAACAATATCTGATGAAGATATTTTTAGCGAAATTGTAAAAGAGAAAGAGTATATAGGGTACTATAATCTTGTTTTTCAAGATACATTAGAGTATAAAGAGTATGCTAAGTCCGTTAAACAAAAAAATATAGTCGTAATTGGAATCGGCGGAAGCACACTTGGAACTTACGCTATATATAAGTTTTTAAAATACTCTAAAAACTTAACTAAAAAACTCTATTTTTTGGAAACTACAGATCCGATTGATATAAAATCAAAATTGGAAAATATTGATCTAAATGATACTCTTTTTATAGTTATATCAAAATCTGGAACCACAATTGAGACTATTTCTATTTTTAAGTATATAAACTCTCTTATTACATGTGACAGAGACAATACTCTTGTTATAACAGAAAATGATTCTAAACTAAATGAATACGCAAAAGCAAATAAGATAAAATCCTTTGAAATACCAAAAAATGTAGGTGGAAGATTTTCAGTTTTTAGTGCAGTTGGATTAGTTCCGTTGGCTATCGTTGGAATAGATATAGATGAGATTTTACATGGTGCCAAAAAAAGACATGATTCATTTTTTACTCAAGGCAAAACATATGCTCGAATAGTTAAAAAAGCAAGATTTTTTATAGAGTATAAAAATAGTTTTAATATAAATGTGGTTTTTTCATACTCATCCAGACTTGAAGGATTTAACAAATGGTATATACAACTTTGGGGAGAGAGTCTGGGCAAAGTTGATATAAACAGCAGCAGACAAGGCTTAACTCCTATTGGAATTATAGGTCCGATAGATCAGCACTCCTTTTTACAATTAATTGTAGAAGGCAGAAGAGATAAAACGGTTACTGTTATAAAAGTTGATGATTTTTACAATCATTTAAAAATACCAAATATAGAGTTAACGGGCTTAAGCGAGCTGAATTATGTTGATGATATAGAGTTTTCTCTGCTTATCAACAAGCAGGCAGATGCTACAATAGAGTCAATTAATAATTTAAAAGATATACCCTGCGATGTAATTACAATAGATAGTGTGAGTGAGAGAAGCATTGCCGGTTTGATGTATGAGTATGAACTTTTAACATCTGTTTGCGCTAAATTTATGTATATAAATGCCTATGATCAACCGGGTGTAGAAGCCGGAAAAATTATTTTAAAACAAAAGCTTCAGACAAAAAGTTAA
- the galU gene encoding UTP--glucose-1-phosphate uridylyltransferase GalU, which translates to MPKDKTKVKKCLFPAAGYGTRFLPATKAIPKEMLPVLTKPLLQYGVEEAISADIDTIAIVTGRGKRAIEDHFDISYELEHQIKGTSKEHYLTEIKDVIEKCTFSYTRQMEMKGLGHAILTGETLIGDEPFAVILADDLCDNNGESVICQMTKLFEEYKCSIVAVEEIPPQDSNKYGVIAGEAEENGVIRVSDMVEKPDPKDAPSNLAIIGRYILTPDIFDILRETKPGKGGEIQITDALLAQAKKGRVIAYKFKGKRFDCGSVDGFVEATNYFYNKSKD; encoded by the coding sequence ATGCCAAAAGATAAAACAAAAGTTAAAAAATGTCTTTTTCCGGCTGCCGGATATGGAACAAGATTTCTTCCCGCTACAAAAGCGATTCCAAAAGAGATGCTTCCTGTACTTACAAAGCCTCTTTTGCAATATGGTGTTGAGGAGGCAATAAGTGCCGATATTGACACAATTGCCATTGTAACGGGGCGCGGAAAAAGAGCAATTGAAGACCATTTTGATATATCTTATGAGCTTGAGCATCAAATAAAAGGCACATCAAAAGAGCACTATCTGACTGAAATAAAAGATGTTATTGAAAAATGCACTTTTTCTTATACCAGACAGATGGAGATGAAGGGTTTGGGACATGCGATACTTACCGGTGAAACTCTTATAGGGGATGAGCCTTTTGCAGTAATTTTAGCAGATGATTTGTGTGATAATAACGGCGAATCTGTTATTTGTCAAATGACAAAATTATTCGAAGAGTATAAATGCTCAATAGTGGCTGTTGAAGAGATTCCTCCGCAAGACAGCAATAAGTATGGTGTTATAGCAGGTGAAGCGGAAGAAAATGGCGTTATTAGAGTTTCTGATATGGTGGAAAAACCTGATCCAAAAGATGCACCTTCAAATTTGGCGATTATAGGCAGATATATCTTAACGCCTGATATTTTTGATATTTTAAGAGAGACAAAACCTGGCAAAGGCGGAGAGATTCAAATAACAGATGCGCTTTTAGCCCAAGCAAAAAAGGGTAGAGTAATTGCTTATAAATTTAAAGGTAAAAGATTTGATTGTGGAAGCGTAGATGGTTTTGTAGAGGCTACAAACTATTTTTATAACAAAAGCAAGGATTGA
- a CDS encoding STT3 domain-containing protein, protein MNNLTQSTKVTLLYIAIAFLFSVAIRMIWFYQFFGYEPFMFNSQLMINTNDGYFWAEGARDILSGISQENDLSPITTAASQLTALFAYILPFSFESIILFMPVFLSSLVVVPIILIAKSLDNLEMGLIAALLASIAWSYYNRTMIGYYDTDMLNIVLPMFLLWSIIWAIRTNENRYLLITALDILVYRWWYPQSYSLEFSFFGLILFYTLVWDRKNFYNYKLLALMMLAMVNLDGFIRFPLVLAVFYIFKDKRFDKYTYSILVASVVVFFASGGFTPIWNQLKGYVFKDAVTAADEGLKLHFFSVMQTIREAGHIPFETFANRISGHVITFILSLGGFIYLSYRHKIMLFGLPMIGLGFLAYFGGLRFTIYAVPVLAFGAAFLITEIARYMPTKRLKFLAITAFTLAVLYPNIAHVQEYKVPTVFNVNEIKVLDKLKNIADREDYVIAWWDYGYPIRYYSDVKTLADGGKHSGSVNFPVSFTLTSPQNISAKMARLDVEYTEKTFRFKEENKERIEDENITIFSNIEQMTKEYGFDDANDFLLSLQTDIELPSKTRDIYFYLPYRMLDIYPTVKAFSNINLMNAKMKSSPLFYMSRVFKEEQSGINLGQGIFLDLQNSTITFSDQKMPIKRFVQTSYDKNMKFKKDVNILNITADINVIYMSSYNTFLVLDEKTYNSLYIQLMVLEEYDKTLFEEVILTPHAKVYKLKI, encoded by the coding sequence TTGAATAATTTAACACAAAGTACAAAAGTAACACTGCTTTATATAGCGATAGCGTTTCTGTTTTCAGTTGCTATAAGGATGATTTGGTTTTATCAATTTTTTGGGTATGAACCTTTTATGTTTAATTCTCAGCTTATGATAAACACAAATGATGGCTATTTCTGGGCAGAGGGTGCCAGAGATATTCTTAGCGGCATAAGTCAAGAAAACGATCTCTCTCCCATAACTACTGCTGCTTCGCAGTTAACTGCACTTTTTGCTTATATATTGCCTTTTTCGTTTGAGAGCATAATCTTATTTATGCCTGTTTTTTTAAGTTCGCTTGTTGTTGTTCCTATAATACTTATTGCAAAGAGTTTAGATAATTTAGAGATGGGTCTTATAGCTGCACTTTTAGCTAGTATTGCATGGAGTTACTACAATCGAACAATGATTGGTTATTATGATACCGATATGCTAAATATAGTACTTCCAATGTTTCTGCTTTGGTCGATAATTTGGGCTATAAGAACAAATGAAAACAGGTATCTTCTTATAACAGCTCTTGATATTTTAGTTTATAGATGGTGGTATCCTCAAAGCTACTCTTTGGAGTTTTCATTTTTTGGTTTAATCCTTTTTTACACACTTGTTTGGGATAGAAAAAATTTTTATAACTATAAACTTTTAGCTTTAATGATGCTTGCAATGGTAAATCTTGACGGCTTTATTAGATTCCCTCTGGTTTTGGCTGTTTTTTATATCTTTAAAGATAAAAGATTTGATAAATATACATACTCTATTTTAGTTGCTTCAGTTGTTGTGTTTTTCGCATCAGGCGGTTTTACCCCTATCTGGAATCAGTTAAAAGGATATGTATTTAAAGATGCCGTAACTGCAGCCGATGAGGGCTTGAAGCTTCACTTCTTCTCTGTAATGCAGACAATAAGAGAAGCAGGACATATACCCTTTGAGACATTTGCAAACCGCATAAGCGGACATGTAATTACTTTTATTTTATCTCTTGGAGGATTTATATATCTCTCCTACAGACATAAAATAATGCTTTTTGGACTTCCTATGATAGGTCTTGGTTTTTTGGCTTATTTCGGAGGGTTGAGATTTACTATCTATGCAGTTCCAGTTTTAGCTTTTGGTGCTGCTTTTTTAATAACAGAAATTGCAAGATATATGCCGACAAAAAGATTAAAGTTTTTAGCTATAACTGCTTTTACATTAGCAGTTTTATATCCAAATATAGCTCATGTACAGGAGTATAAAGTTCCAACGGTATTTAATGTTAATGAGATTAAGGTTTTAGATAAGTTAAAAAATATAGCAGATAGAGAGGATTATGTAATTGCATGGTGGGATTATGGATATCCTATTCGATATTACAGTGATGTAAAAACATTGGCAGATGGCGGGAAACATAGCGGAAGTGTGAATTTTCCTGTTAGTTTTACGCTAACCAGTCCTCAAAATATTTCAGCAAAAATGGCAAGACTTGATGTTGAATATACTGAAAAAACATTTAGATTTAAAGAGGAGAATAAAGAGCGTATTGAAGATGAAAATATAACGATATTTTCAAATATAGAACAGATGACAAAAGAGTACGGTTTTGATGATGCAAATGATTTTCTTCTATCGCTTCAAACTGATATAGAACTTCCTTCAAAAACAAGAGATATCTATTTTTATCTTCCATATAGAATGTTAGATATCTACCCGACTGTCAAGGCATTTTCAAACATTAATCTTATGAATGCAAAGATGAAGAGTTCACCTCTTTTTTATATGAGCAGAGTATTTAAAGAGGAGCAAAGCGGTATAAATTTGGGGCAGGGAATTTTCTTGGATCTTCAAAATTCAACTATAACTTTTTCAGATCAAAAAATGCCAATTAAAAGATTTGTACAGACTTCATATGATAAAAATATGAAATTTAAAAAAGATGTAAATATTTTAAATATAACGGCAGATATAAATGTTATTTATATGTCAAGCTACAATACATTTTTAGTGCTTGATGAAAAAACCTACAACTCTTTGTATATACAGTTAATGGTTTTAGAAGAGTATGACAAAACTCTCTTTGAAGAGGTTATTTTAACCCCGCATGCAAAAGTTTATAAACTAAAAATTTAA
- a CDS encoding glycosyltransferase family 2 protein, protein MDISVIIPTYNRFELLKRAIKSVYAQTFKPKEIIVVDDGSIDSTLKIQNLFPDIKYFYQKNSGVSSARNLGIKKAAYKWLAFLDSDDVWHKEKLAFHAIFHKKNPHILMSYTNERWIRDGVEVAMPQKYQKFHGDIFDASLSHCIIAPSATLMHKNLLQDVGFFDENLEVCEDYDMWLRVALKNNIGLIDKKLITKYGGADDQLSTKFWGMDRFRVKALEKLLDLELPKDKKDLVIKTLVHKYTLLLKGAIKYDRILDINAYKTKIERYTFE, encoded by the coding sequence ATGGATATATCGGTTATAATCCCAACTTATAACCGTTTTGAACTTCTTAAAAGAGCCATAAAATCTGTATATGCGCAAACTTTTAAACCAAAAGAGATTATCGTTGTTGATGATGGTTCAATTGACAGTACTTTAAAAATCCAAAATTTATTTCCAGACATCAAATATTTTTATCAAAAAAACTCAGGTGTCTCAAGCGCAAGAAATCTGGGTATAAAAAAAGCTGCGTATAAGTGGTTGGCGTTTTTAGATTCTGATGATGTATGGCATAAAGAGAAGTTGGCTTTTCATGCGATATTTCATAAAAAAAATCCTCACATATTGATGAGTTACACAAATGAGAGATGGATAAGAGATGGTGTTGAAGTAGCTATGCCTCAAAAATATCAAAAATTTCACGGAGATATTTTTGATGCGTCCCTTTCTCACTGCATTATTGCTCCCTCGGCAACGCTTATGCATAAAAATTTATTACAAGATGTCGGCTTTTTTGATGAGAATTTAGAAGTTTGTGAAGATTATGATATGTGGCTAAGAGTGGCATTAAAAAACAATATAGGGCTTATAGATAAAAAGCTTATTACAAAATATGGCGGAGCAGACGATCAGCTTAGTACAAAATTTTGGGGAATGGACAGATTTAGAGTTAAGGCTTTAGAGAAGCTGCTTGATTTAGAGCTGCCAAAAGATAAAAAAGATTTAGTTATAAAAACATTAGTGCATAAGTACACACTACTATTAAAAGGCGCCATAAAATATGATAGAATATTGGATATTAATGCGTATAAAACAAAAATAGAGAGATATACATTTGAATAA
- the mqnE gene encoding aminofutalosine synthase MqnE, giving the protein MDLKEKILAGKRVNFEEALALYDMDLFDLGELADAIRKKKHDKKTYFNINRHINPTNICADVCKFCAYSATRKNPNQYTMSHDEIMEIVKDIDSRGAKEVHIVSAHNPNTGLEWYLDIFKKIKSAYPHLHVKALTAAEVDFLSRQYGKSYDEILDLMVKNGVDSMPGGGAEIFDEKVRDYICKGKVTSDQWFEIHKKWHERGKKSNVTMLFGHVESRANRIDHMMRIRELQDKTGGFNCFIPLVYQKENNYLNIKEIITANEILKTIAISRIVLDNVDNIKAYWVTSTVNLALVAQEFGANDLDGTIEKESINSAAGAKSAHGMKLEDFTALIKNSGFIPVERDSLYNEIKEW; this is encoded by the coding sequence ATGGATTTAAAAGAAAAAATTTTGGCAGGAAAACGGGTAAATTTTGAAGAAGCGCTTGCGCTTTATGATATGGATCTTTTTGATCTTGGTGAGCTGGCGGATGCGATTCGCAAAAAAAAGCATGATAAAAAAACATACTTTAATATCAACCGTCATATAAATCCGACAAATATTTGTGCTGATGTGTGCAAATTTTGTGCATACAGTGCAACAAGAAAAAATCCAAATCAGTATACTATGAGCCATGACGAGATTATGGAGATTGTAAAAGATATTGACTCCCGTGGCGCAAAAGAGGTCCATATAGTTTCTGCTCATAATCCAAATACAGGTTTGGAGTGGTACCTTGATATATTTAAAAAGATAAAGAGTGCTTATCCTCATCTGCATGTAAAAGCTCTTACTGCCGCAGAAGTTGATTTTTTATCGCGTCAATATGGTAAAAGTTATGATGAGATACTTGATTTGATGGTTAAAAACGGTGTGGATTCTATGCCAGGAGGCGGAGCAGAAATATTCGATGAGAAAGTAAGAGATTATATTTGTAAAGGTAAAGTCACATCAGATCAATGGTTTGAAATTCATAAAAAATGGCATGAGAGAGGAAAAAAGAGCAATGTTACAATGCTCTTTGGACATGTTGAGAGCAGGGCAAATCGCATAGATCATATGATGAGAATTAGAGAGCTTCAGGACAAAACCGGCGGCTTTAACTGCTTTATCCCTCTTGTTTATCAAAAAGAGAATAATTATTTAAATATAAAAGAGATTATAACTGCAAACGAGATTTTAAAAACGATAGCAATAAGCCGCATAGTTTTGGATAATGTTGATAATATAAAAGCATACTGGGTAACTTCTACAGTAAACTTGGCATTAGTTGCTCAAGAGTTTGGCGCAAATGATTTAGACGGAACGATAGAAAAAGAGTCTATAAATTCTGCAGCGGGTGCAAAAAGTGCACATGGCATGAAACTTGAAGATTTTACTGCGCTTATAAAAAACAGCGGTTTTATTCCGGTTGAAAGAGATAGCCTTTATAATGAAATAAAAGAGTGGTAA
- the metK gene encoding methionine adenosyltransferase, translated as MYLFTSEVVSPGHPDKCADIIADSIVDRLIIGDSKSRVASEVFVAGKHIVIGGEVTSKTRITTEEYKKIVHDALVNIGYDGNPYFTKEECLHPEDIELQVLLNAQSPDINQGVDQESGEIGAGDQGIMFGYADIETKNYMPSAITYARILMEKVYNYAKENPSKLGVDIKTQVTMDYGKKENFESCRPQKIHTIVVSAPCVNTMDINSVRALIQELIDDAGLPEELYNKNECIIHINPTGKYVSHSSLHDSGLTGRKLIVDSFGGYAPIGGGAQSSKDYTKVDRSGLYAARWIAKHIVAAGLAKKALVQISYAIGVARPTSIAVDTYGTVIQSLDDDKLSEFVQENFSLTPNWITNKFSLDKPSKETFLYADVAARGQVGQSDYPWEKLDELEKFEALR; from the coding sequence ATGTATCTATTTACAAGTGAAGTAGTCAGCCCGGGGCATCCTGATAAGTGCGCTGACATTATAGCGGATAGCATAGTCGATAGACTAATTATAGGAGACTCAAAATCAAGAGTTGCATCAGAGGTTTTTGTTGCCGGAAAACATATAGTAATCGGTGGAGAAGTAACATCAAAAACTAGAATAACTACCGAAGAGTATAAGAAAATTGTTCATGACGCTCTTGTAAATATCGGTTATGACGGAAATCCATACTTTACGAAGGAGGAGTGCCTTCATCCTGAAGATATAGAACTTCAAGTGCTTTTAAATGCGCAGTCTCCCGATATTAATCAAGGAGTGGATCAAGAGAGCGGCGAGATAGGTGCCGGTGATCAGGGAATTATGTTTGGATATGCTGATATTGAGACGAAAAACTATATGCCAAGTGCTATCACATATGCAAGAATTTTGATGGAAAAAGTTTATAACTATGCAAAAGAGAATCCATCTAAACTTGGTGTTGATATCAAAACACAGGTTACTATGGATTACGGCAAGAAAGAGAATTTCGAGAGCTGCAGACCTCAAAAAATTCATACTATTGTTGTTTCAGCTCCTTGTGTAAATACGATGGATATAAACAGTGTAAGAGCTTTAATACAAGAGTTGATAGATGATGCAGGACTTCCTGAAGAACTTTACAATAAAAATGAGTGCATTATTCATATCAACCCGACAGGAAAATATGTATCCCACTCATCTCTGCATGATTCAGGACTTACGGGAAGAAAACTTATCGTTGACAGTTTTGGCGGATATGCACCCATCGGAGGCGGAGCGCAGAGTTCAAAAGATTATACAAAAGTTGACAGAAGCGGTTTATATGCAGCCAGATGGATAGCCAAGCATATTGTAGCTGCAGGTTTAGCAAAAAAAGCGCTTGTACAGATCTCTTATGCAATCGGGGTTGCGCGTCCAACCTCTATTGCGGTCGATACATATGGAACAGTAATACAAAGCTTGGACGATGATAAACTTTCAGAATTTGTACAAGAAAATTTTTCTCTTACTCCAAACTGGATAACAAATAAATTTAGTCTTGACAAACCATCAAAAGAGACTTTTTTATATGCTGATGTAGCTGCTCGTGGACAGGTTGGACAGAGTGATTATCCTTGGGAAAAGCTTGATGAGCTTGAAAAATTTGAGGCATTAAGATAA